One part of the Luteitalea sp. genome encodes these proteins:
- the rsmA gene encoding ribosomal RNA small subunit methyltransferase A, with protein MTRVPPRLSRRPARKRFGQHFLEPQWVLKVVAAIAPRPEERFLEIGPGRGALTAALAARCHSIVAVEIDWDLGAELTDAALPNVRVVVGDFLETPIDEWRERSRTYRVAANLPYNVATPILFRLLALARDGLLVDAVLMLQREVADRLAARPGHRTWGPLGILTQLQAEVDYVLTLPPGAFRPAPRVHSALVRLRFREDAVAVGDYPHFVHLVRGLFLHRRKTLANALREMERHSVREQPSFSASGPEAPAGRGRPKSRSVPDRYAVPFILARANLDGGRRPETLELAELARLSRSYRLA; from the coding sequence GTGACTCGCGTGCCACCCCGATTGTCACGGCGGCCGGCGCGCAAGCGTTTCGGGCAGCACTTTCTCGAGCCGCAGTGGGTGCTGAAAGTCGTCGCCGCAATCGCACCGCGGCCCGAGGAGAGGTTTCTCGAGATTGGCCCTGGGCGTGGTGCGCTAACGGCGGCGCTCGCAGCGCGCTGCCACTCGATTGTCGCCGTGGAAATCGATTGGGACCTCGGGGCGGAGCTCACGGATGCGGCGCTTCCCAACGTCCGTGTCGTTGTTGGGGACTTCCTCGAAACGCCCATCGATGAGTGGCGAGAGCGCTCACGCACCTATCGTGTGGCCGCGAACTTACCGTACAACGTCGCCACACCGATCCTCTTTCGGTTGTTGGCGCTCGCGCGCGACGGCCTCCTTGTCGACGCGGTCCTGATGCTCCAACGCGAGGTTGCCGACCGGCTCGCCGCCCGTCCCGGGCATCGCACCTGGGGCCCTTTGGGCATCCTGACCCAGCTTCAAGCAGAGGTCGACTACGTGCTGACGTTGCCCCCCGGGGCATTCCGGCCAGCGCCGCGCGTGCACTCCGCGCTCGTTCGCCTGCGTTTCCGCGAGGATGCGGTGGCTGTCGGCGACTACCCTCACTTCGTTCACCTCGTCCGTGGCCTCTTCCTCCACCGGCGCAAGACGCTCGCCAACGCCCTCCGCGAAATGGAACGGCATAGCGTTCGGGAACAGCCCTCGTTTTCGGCCTCGGGCCCCGAGGCGCCGGCCGGACGTGGTCGTCCGAAATCGAGGAGCGTCCCCGACCGCTATGCGGTTCCCTTTATCCTCGCGCGTGCCAACCTCGACGGTGGTCGTCGACCGGAAACCCTAGAACTGGCGGAGCTTGCACGGCTGTCGCGAAGCTACAGGCTTGCGTGA
- a CDS encoding AMIN domain-containing protein has product MPIRRVVIALAVAALMAVPAELAAQSAKTRYGRALAREKSLRNTRRAPPLSQLRATVRAYEQIARRYPRSGYADNALYNGGLLALEAYRHYEHAEDREAGIKMLEWMVREYPSSSLESEASARLREADGSRNARRGEEDDTDDERPTPRLAGSSAPTALATVRGIERTNLPDAVRVTVELDREFTFHQDTLGNPPRVFVDLQGVRPGEALRETLRSDDHEDILREVRVGTRGKDVTRVVLELADKVQHRVSAMSNPFRLVIDLQRPDAVASHDTGGGFPQPGDAKVGSPPLPRSAEANADGAGSSSKQEPGNVPQPFPAVGPRAAEMARAEPTTVETPAVEAPTDVAASSPDPPPPTEVPESRTNGTEEAPRASEPAPATTAAPDLPTTRDAPGVGSLDAPAVPEVNGSGRFSMSRQLGLGIARVVIDPGHGGHDPGTRSNGVVESELVLDVALRLEQLLKQGGVDVVLTRRADEFIDLEERAPIATRNKADLFVSIHANASPNRSASGIETYVLDFASDKDAEEVAARENATSAQRMQDLPNIVEAIALNNKLDESRDLARMVQAAMVSGARAANHEVPDRGVKRAPFVVLIGAEMPAILAEIAFVSNRQEAGLLKTSAYRQRIAEALRDGVLRYQRSLKSTGTLAEQ; this is encoded by the coding sequence ATGCCCATCCGCAGAGTTGTCATTGCTCTAGCTGTTGCGGCGCTGATGGCCGTGCCGGCCGAACTGGCGGCGCAGTCAGCCAAGACGAGGTACGGGCGCGCGCTCGCGCGCGAGAAGAGCCTCAGGAACACTCGTCGTGCGCCACCCTTGTCGCAACTGCGGGCCACGGTGCGCGCCTACGAACAGATCGCGCGGCGGTATCCGAGGAGCGGGTACGCCGACAATGCCCTCTACAACGGCGGCCTGCTCGCGCTCGAGGCATATCGCCATTACGAACATGCCGAGGATCGTGAAGCGGGCATCAAGATGCTCGAGTGGATGGTTCGCGAGTATCCGTCGAGCTCCCTCGAATCGGAGGCCAGCGCACGTCTTCGCGAGGCCGACGGCAGCCGCAACGCACGGCGGGGGGAAGAGGACGACACGGATGACGAGCGCCCGACACCCAGGCTGGCTGGTAGCTCAGCGCCAACTGCACTTGCAACGGTGCGCGGCATCGAGCGTACCAACCTGCCAGACGCGGTTCGTGTGACGGTCGAGTTGGATCGCGAGTTCACGTTTCACCAGGATACGCTGGGCAATCCACCACGGGTGTTCGTCGATTTGCAAGGCGTGAGGCCGGGTGAGGCGCTTCGAGAAACGCTGCGCTCCGATGACCACGAAGACATCCTGCGTGAGGTGCGCGTGGGCACGCGCGGCAAGGATGTCACACGCGTCGTCCTCGAGCTCGCAGACAAGGTGCAACATCGAGTGTCAGCCATGTCGAACCCGTTTCGACTGGTCATCGACCTGCAACGACCTGACGCGGTCGCGTCGCATGATACCGGAGGGGGCTTTCCGCAGCCCGGCGACGCCAAGGTGGGGAGCCCGCCCCTGCCCCGCTCGGCCGAGGCAAACGCCGATGGAGCGGGAAGCTCCAGCAAGCAGGAGCCAGGAAACGTGCCGCAGCCGTTTCCAGCGGTCGGCCCACGAGCAGCCGAGATGGCGCGCGCCGAGCCGACCACGGTCGAGACCCCGGCCGTCGAGGCACCAACAGATGTCGCGGCTTCCTCGCCGGATCCGCCGCCGCCGACTGAGGTTCCAGAAAGCAGGACGAACGGGACGGAGGAAGCTCCAAGGGCCAGCGAGCCTGCTCCGGCAACCACCGCCGCCCCAGATCTGCCTACCACCCGCGACGCGCCGGGTGTCGGTAGCCTCGACGCGCCGGCGGTGCCCGAAGTCAACGGCAGCGGGCGCTTCTCGATGTCCCGGCAGCTTGGCCTGGGCATCGCGCGCGTGGTCATCGACCCGGGCCACGGTGGGCACGACCCAGGCACGAGGTCGAATGGTGTCGTCGAATCCGAGCTCGTGCTCGATGTTGCCCTCCGTCTGGAGCAACTGCTGAAGCAGGGCGGAGTCGATGTGGTGCTGACACGACGCGCCGACGAATTCATCGATCTCGAAGAGCGCGCCCCCATAGCGACTCGCAATAAGGCAGACCTCTTCGTCTCGATCCATGCCAATGCGAGCCCGAACCGCAGCGCGAGCGGCATCGAGACCTACGTATTGGACTTCGCCTCCGACAAGGATGCCGAGGAAGTGGCTGCGCGCGAGAACGCCACGTCCGCACAGCGGATGCAGGATCTGCCCAATATCGTGGAAGCCATCGCGCTGAATAACAAGCTCGACGAGTCACGCGATCTTGCCAGGATGGTGCAGGCCGCGATGGTCAGCGGTGCGCGTGCTGCGAATCACGAGGTGCCGGATCGCGGCGTCAAGCGCGCCCCATTCGTCGTGCTGATTGGCGCGGAGATGCCCGCCATCCTCGCCGAGATTGCGTTTGTGAGTAACCGGCAGGAAGCGGGCCTGCTCAAGACCTCCGCCTACCGCCAGCGGATCGCCGAGGCCTTGCGCGACGGCGTCCTGCGCTACCAGCGCTCGCTCAAGTCGACCGGCACGCTCGCCGAGCAGTAG
- a CDS encoding RNase J family beta-CASP ribonuclease: MSVPVVDVVALGGLREFGMNMLTISCGDTTIGIDAGVMFPEPELLGVDLIIPDLASLQERGRRLDALILTHGHEDHIGAVPFVFRHIDGPIYSTPLALALLQPKLAEHRIDARDRLIPVRPRQIVEIGPFRVEFLRVTHSMPDCMALAIHTPQGIIVHTGDFKIDQTPIDGEHFDIHRFAQLGSEGVLALLGDSTNVDRSGFAGSELDVVDAFEEIFTATEGKIVVALFSSSLYRMQVIIDLAAQFERKVAFLGRGVVESSEIGTRLGYLKVPAGEAIRDSEVKNHPAGDVVCLTTGSQGEPFAALSRIAIDDNRHVRLTEGDTVVFSARAIPGNERAIGRVMNHIASRGAEVIYEGLKHVHVSGHGSADELKLMLSLVRPRYFIPIHGEYRQLARHARVATQVTGNHSTVVLADNGDVVRFDENGATIADKVSVGRVLIDGTLTGEVEDQVLRDRRHLAGDGLVVLVLAISRQSGTLEGVPEVITRGVVLDDVTEPLVRGAGGIVQEVVASASVEERTDIGLIKEKIRTELQRLFRRRSGRRPLIVPVVMEI, from the coding sequence ATGAGTGTGCCAGTTGTCGATGTCGTTGCGTTGGGAGGACTCCGCGAGTTCGGCATGAACATGCTGACGATCTCGTGCGGCGACACGACGATCGGCATCGACGCGGGCGTCATGTTTCCAGAGCCGGAGCTCTTGGGCGTCGACTTGATCATTCCGGACCTCGCCTCGCTCCAAGAGCGGGGGCGCCGGTTGGATGCGCTCATCCTAACGCACGGGCACGAAGATCACATTGGTGCCGTGCCGTTCGTGTTCCGTCACATCGACGGCCCGATCTACAGCACGCCGCTGGCCCTGGCGCTCCTCCAGCCCAAGCTCGCCGAGCATCGCATCGACGCGCGCGACCGGCTGATCCCCGTGCGCCCGCGCCAGATCGTCGAGATCGGACCATTTCGCGTCGAGTTCCTGCGCGTGACGCACAGCATGCCGGATTGCATGGCGCTGGCCATCCACACGCCGCAGGGCATCATCGTTCACACCGGCGACTTCAAGATCGACCAGACGCCGATCGATGGTGAGCACTTCGACATCCATCGCTTCGCACAGTTGGGCAGTGAAGGCGTGCTCGCACTGCTCGGGGACAGCACGAACGTCGACCGTTCGGGATTTGCAGGGTCGGAGCTCGACGTGGTGGACGCGTTCGAAGAGATCTTCACCGCCACCGAGGGCAAGATCGTTGTCGCGCTCTTCTCTTCGAGCTTGTATCGTATGCAGGTCATCATCGACCTTGCCGCCCAGTTCGAGCGCAAGGTGGCGTTCCTTGGACGCGGTGTCGTCGAGAGCTCGGAGATTGGCACGCGGCTCGGATATCTCAAAGTGCCCGCAGGTGAAGCTATTCGCGACAGCGAGGTCAAGAATCACCCGGCTGGCGACGTGGTGTGCCTGACAACCGGCTCCCAAGGAGAACCGTTCGCTGCCCTGTCGCGCATCGCGATCGACGACAATCGGCACGTGCGGCTGACCGAGGGAGACACGGTCGTCTTCTCGGCACGCGCGATCCCGGGCAACGAGCGTGCGATTGGACGCGTGATGAACCACATCGCGTCGCGCGGCGCCGAGGTCATCTACGAGGGCCTCAAGCACGTCCACGTGTCCGGTCATGGTAGTGCCGACGAGCTGAAGCTCATGCTGTCGCTGGTGCGGCCGCGGTACTTCATTCCCATCCACGGCGAGTACCGGCAGCTCGCGAGACACGCGCGCGTCGCGACACAAGTCACGGGGAATCACTCGACCGTCGTCCTTGCCGACAACGGCGATGTCGTCCGGTTCGACGAGAATGGCGCCACGATCGCCGACAAGGTCTCCGTGGGCCGTGTGCTCATCGATGGAACGCTGACTGGTGAGGTCGAAGATCAGGTGCTGCGCGATCGACGCCATCTCGCGGGCGATGGCTTGGTCGTGCTGGTGCTGGCGATCAGCCGGCAATCCGGGACGTTGGAGGGCGTGCCGGAGGTCATCACACGTGGCGTGGTGCTGGACGATGTCACCGAGCCGCTGGTGCGTGGAGCGGGAGGGATCGTGCAAGAGGTGGTCGCCAGCGCGAGCGTCGAGGAACGCACTGACATTGGGCTGATCAAGGAGAAGATACGGACCGAGCTGCAACGACTCTTTCGACGCCGTTCGGGGCGGCGTCCGCTGATTGTCCCCGTCGTCATGGAGATTTGA
- a CDS encoding DNA translocase FtsK codes for MMVTQMSLGAVLLWTFEHVGAQWRAWRERVNAWRDERRRQQQAREVIRKHIEKGAKPDEVLRTVRRGAGAEASSASPAEARAENRRVAPPREPVREARAEPRKAAVRISTPPLPLSEPEPLSKAPAERRKGDFTLPPLALLDSPAEERKIDERELMEAARLLEDKCREFAVEGNVVQIHPGPVVTTFEFKPDAGVKYAKVTGLSEDLCLAMRAESVLIDRIPGKSTVGIQIPNAQREQISLRDLLEAEPYRRSSSKLTLALGKSIHGEPTVADLATMPHLLIAGSTGTGKSVGLNGMITSILYRASPEDVRFIMIDPKRLELGMYEGIPHLLTPVVVDAKLAANALRWAVREMEERYKTLAAQGVRNVEQFNRNLRNMLASGEAKPDPQTGELPRTLPFVVVIIDELADLMMVASNEVEESICRLAQMARAVGIHLILATQRPSVDVITGLIKANLPARISFRVSSKTDSRTILDCNGAEQLLGKGDMLFLPPASSRVVRLHGPYISEQESARLASYLRKQGQPIYDDTITEDEKKIEAIGGFEKDDLYDEAARIVVQSGQASISYLQRRLRIGFSRAARLVDMMEAEGLVSTGSGGKAREVLVPKDYFDQVDAQVR; via the coding sequence ATGATGGTGACGCAGATGTCGCTCGGCGCGGTGCTGCTGTGGACGTTCGAACATGTCGGCGCCCAGTGGCGAGCCTGGCGCGAGCGAGTGAACGCCTGGCGGGATGAGCGGCGCCGGCAGCAACAGGCCCGCGAGGTGATTCGCAAGCACATCGAGAAGGGCGCCAAGCCAGACGAGGTGCTGCGGACGGTCCGTCGAGGCGCTGGAGCCGAGGCGTCCTCGGCCAGTCCGGCCGAGGCACGCGCAGAGAATCGTCGTGTCGCGCCGCCGCGCGAGCCCGTGCGGGAGGCACGGGCCGAGCCGAGAAAGGCAGCGGTGCGCATCAGCACGCCGCCGCTGCCGCTCAGTGAGCCGGAGCCCCTGAGCAAAGCGCCGGCCGAGCGCCGCAAGGGCGACTTCACCCTGCCGCCGCTCGCCCTGCTCGACAGCCCTGCGGAAGAGCGCAAGATCGACGAGCGTGAGCTGATGGAAGCTGCGCGGCTGCTGGAGGACAAGTGCCGGGAGTTCGCGGTCGAAGGCAATGTCGTGCAAATCCATCCCGGCCCCGTCGTGACGACCTTCGAGTTCAAGCCTGATGCGGGCGTCAAGTACGCCAAGGTCACTGGCCTCTCCGAAGATCTCTGCCTTGCCATGCGCGCCGAGTCGGTGCTCATCGACCGAATCCCCGGCAAGTCGACGGTCGGTATTCAGATACCAAACGCGCAGCGCGAGCAGATCTCGCTCCGAGACCTGCTCGAGGCCGAGCCGTACCGCCGCTCCAGCTCGAAGCTCACGCTGGCGCTGGGGAAGTCGATTCACGGTGAGCCCACGGTCGCCGACCTCGCCACCATGCCGCACTTGCTGATCGCCGGATCCACCGGAACCGGCAAGTCCGTCGGCCTCAACGGGATGATCACCAGCATCCTCTATAGGGCCAGCCCGGAAGACGTGCGGTTCATCATGATCGACCCGAAGCGGCTCGAGTTGGGCATGTACGAGGGCATTCCACACCTGCTCACACCGGTCGTGGTCGACGCGAAGCTGGCGGCCAACGCGCTGCGCTGGGCGGTGCGCGAAATGGAAGAGCGATACAAGACGCTCGCCGCGCAAGGTGTACGCAATGTCGAGCAGTTCAACAGGAACTTGCGCAACATGCTTGCCTCCGGCGAGGCGAAGCCGGATCCGCAAACCGGTGAGCTCCCCCGGACGCTCCCATTCGTGGTGGTCATCATCGACGAGCTCGCCGATCTGATGATGGTGGCCTCGAACGAGGTCGAAGAGTCGATCTGTCGCCTCGCGCAGATGGCCCGTGCCGTGGGCATCCATCTGATCCTGGCCACGCAGCGTCCGTCCGTGGACGTCATCACCGGGTTGATCAAGGCAAACCTGCCGGCACGGATCTCGTTTCGCGTCTCGTCGAAGACCGATTCCCGCACGATTCTCGACTGTAACGGCGCCGAGCAGCTGCTGGGCAAGGGAGACATGCTGTTTCTGCCACCGGCGAGCTCGCGCGTCGTGCGCCTGCACGGACCGTACATCTCCGAGCAAGAGAGCGCGCGGCTCGCGAGTTACCTGCGCAAGCAGGGACAGCCCATTTACGACGACACGATTACCGAAGACGAGAAGAAGATCGAGGCGATAGGCGGCTTCGAGAAAGACGACCTGTACGACGAGGCAGCGCGCATCGTCGTGCAGAGCGGACAGGCGTCGATCTCGTACCTCCAGCGCCGCCTGCGCATTGGCTTCAGTCGTGCGGCGCGTCTCGTAGACATGATGGAAGCCGAGGGGCTCGTGTCAACCGGATCGGGCGGCAAGGCACGTGAAGTATTGGTGCCGAAGGACTACTTCGATCAGGTGGATGCCCAAGTGCGATAA